Genomic window (Pseudovibrio brasiliensis):
TACAAAGGCATGCGAACCAAGCAACTTTTTCTGGCTCTTCATGAAACAGCCAAGCTGACAGTGATGATCTTTACTCTCATCTGGGGTGTGCTGGTCTACGTGCGTTTCTTGGGTTTCGCCGGTCTGCCAGATGCGTTCCGTGAGTTTATTGTCTCACTGGACTACCCACCAATGATGATCATCGTCTGCATTCTGCTTGGGTATGCAGTGCTGGGCATGTTCATGGATGCTATTGGTATGCTGGTGTTGACTCTGCCAGTGGTCTTCCCGGCGATCATGGCACTCAATGGTGGTCTGGATGTTAGTGCAGCAGAAAGCACGCTCGGCATGTCCGGTGCAGCGTGTGCGATCTGGTTCGGCATCATCGTAGTGAAAATGGCAGAGCTCTGTCTGATCACACCGCCCATTGGTTTGAACTGCTTCGTGGTTTCCGGTGTTCGTCCGGACATCCCGGTTCAGGAAGTCTTCCGTGGAGCAACCCCTTTCTTTGTTGCTGATGTGCTGACTGTAGCTGTGCTGGTCGCCTTCCCGGCAATCATCACCTTCCTGCCATCCTTGATGTAAAACCTATGATCAGTTGAGATAATGGAAAACCCCGGTCAGTGGACCGGGGTTTTTTACTGCGTCATACTTTGTGGTTTCCAACAAAGAGCATTGCCATGAAAATTGAAAAACTATCCAACAAACACAAAGAGGCTATCTGGCAGTTCCTGATGAACCACGCCTACAGCTCCATGTTTTTGCTCAACAACATCGATAAGATAGGCCTGAACTATACAGGTGAACTCTACTCGGGAGAGTATTGGGCTGCTTTCGATGAAAAAGGTGAAGTCAAAGGCGTCATCGCGCACTTCTGGAACGGAAATCTGATGGTTCAGGCGCCTGAACAGAACGTGCTGACTGCGCTCACAACGTATTTCCTGAAAAATGCCAATCGGCCAATTGCTGGGATGGTGGGAGACGGTGAGCAGACCCTCTATGTGCTCGACCAGCTCGGCTTACCGGCTGAAGCCTACAACACCAATCGCAGTGAAGGCCTCTATCAGCTGGCTCTGGAAGATCTCCAACTACCCGAGAAGGCACTCGCTGAGCAGTTTAAGCTCATCCCAACATCAGCAGCGAACAGTCAGCTCCTGTTCGATTGGCTCAAAGCCTACGAGCTTGAGGCATTTGGTGGTGAGCCGAGTGAAGAACACGACGAGCATATCCGAAATCGTGTCAGTCAAATGCAAGAAGGCGACTTTGCTTGGGTACTGTTGAATGATGGAGATCCAGTCTCTCTCAGTGGTTTCAACGCTACCTTGCCTGAAATCGTTCAGGTCGGTCCGGTTTGGACACCGCCAGAACACCGTAACAACGGCTACGCCCGCATCACAGTTGCCCTCACACTTAACGCTGCTAGAGCTAGTGGAGCGCAAAAGTCAGTCTTGTTCACGGATCACCCAGCCGCTGCAAAAGCATATGAAGCTATTGGCTTCAAAGAGAATGGTAGTTTCCATATCGCCTTGCTGAAAGACACGGTTGAGATGAGCAAGGAGCCTGTCTCAGCTTAGCAATTTAGCCCCCAAGTCTCTCGGATAGAGATTTCTGCCAAGGGTCGGTAGCATTTATAAACCCACCTTCTTTGCAAAGCAGCAGCGTGAGCCAGTCCACGCAATCGGAGAAGTTAGGCACTCCGATCGTAGCAATGCCTGGTGAAGGAGGTGGTAGATGGATGAAGCTTGAACTCAGGTTCAAAATAGAAAAAGCACGGAACAGACTGGTCCTCTGGTTCCGCGCAATTCTAAAATAAGCCATCGGGAAAGGGGGCATTGGCTCCCTTTCTCTTCCTCAATATAGCCCTGATCTCTTAATCTCGCAATAATGAGGATATGGAGGGTATTCCTCCGTAAGCTTTTCTAAAACAAGCTGCCCTGTGCATCTGGATCGACAACACTTTTCTTCTTGCGTGTTGGTTTCTTGGCCTGCTTCGCTTTTGTCTGAGCCATATGCTCTTCCAAACTCTTCGGAGGTGAGGTCGGCGCTGAAGGCTCAGCAGTTTCTGTTGGTGTAGGAACAGCTACTCGCGGAGGTGTAGGTGTAACGCCGCCGCCGTCAGCAACGGCACCCACTGTTCCACCTTTCATCTCCAGCTTCAGAGCTTGACCCGCTTGCACAGCCTGAGCACTTGCCAGCGGAATACCATTCTCATCACGGACCACCGCATAGCCACGCTCAATCACGCGCTCATAACTCAAAGAACTGAGCAGCCCAGCAGAGTTGCTGAGGCGAAGACGTTGCCGCTGAACTTGGTTGGAGAAAGCCGTCGCTGCGCGAGCCTTCAGCACTTGCAGCCGCTCACGGCCCTGAGAAACTTGGCGTTCCAGCGTAATTGGACGTAAACCGGAAGAAACAGCAGTCAGAGAGTTCCGGTGTATCTGCGTGTTCATCTTCAGCCCGTGCTCAAGACGACCCGCGACCATATCAAAACGTTGACGAGGCAGTGCAAGCAAATCGCGTGGAGCTGGTAGCGCAGCACTGGCGGCTCGCAGCTCTGTCCGTCGCGACTGCACCAATCTCAGCAGGCCAGTTGATAGGCGGCGCGAAAGGTCATCCACCTGCGCAGTCATCTCAGCCTTCACAGGCACTGCAAATTCAGCTGCACCCGTTGGAGTTGGTGCACGCACATCGGCAGCCAAATCAATCAGTGTCCAGTCAGTTTCGTGGCCAACCGCCGAGATCAACGGGATCTGAGAATCCGCTGCCGCCCGAACCACAGCTTCGTCATTAAAGCCCCAAAGGTCTTCGATAGAACCACCACCGCGGGCAACGATCAAAACATCAGGGCGTGGGATAGCCCCACCAGCTTCCAGCGCGTTAAATCCGCGAATACCAGCAGCCACCTCAGTGCCGCAAGTTTCACCTTGCACACGCACCGGCCAAACCAGCACATGCAATGGAAAACGGTCGCTGATACGGTGCAGAATATCGCGAATGACGGCACCAGTCGGTGACGTAACAACGCCAATCACACGCGGCATACGCGGCAGCGCAACTTTGCGTTCTTCTGCAAACAGGCCTTCTGCAGCCAGCTTGCGCTTACGTTCCTCAAGCAAGGCCATCAGTGCACCAGCACCAGCAGGCTCAAGGCTATCAATCACCATCTGGTACTTGGACTGACCGGGGAAGGTGGTGATCTTACCAGTTGCGATCACTTCAAGACCTTGCTCGGGCTGCACCTTGAGACGTGAGGCATTGCCACGCCAGATAATGCCCGAAAGCACGGCCTTGTCGTCTTTCACATCCAGATAGATATGTCCGGAAGCCGGTTTACTCACACGGCCCAGCTCGCCTCGAACACGGATATAGCCAAACTTGTCCTCAAGCTCGCGTTTGATATCACCGGAAATCTCGGAGACGGTATATTCAGCAATGTTGGAGCGTTCAGACAAGGTGAGGCTTCTTTCATATGCGGCAATTTTAGACCATTCACTCTTAATGTAGCCTGTGACAATTGCAAAGGGGAACCATGAGAAGCGCCTCCTCCTGTTGAGACATTGAGTTCTCACCAGCAAATCTTTAAGCGCAACGTGGTATCTATGGTGAGCTTGGCATATGGTGCCCCCATGTCACGCTATGAGTTTCGCATGCAACGCTTATTTGTCGATCAAGAACTACGCGCGGGCCTTCATTTGGAGGCAGATCGCGCACAAGCTAACTACCTCTTAAATGTTCTGCGCTTGAAGGAGGGCGGTGATGTGCTCGTCTTCAACGGCAAGCATGGTGAATGGCGTGCTCAGATCCTGCCAACTGGCCGTAAGTCTTGCGAGCTGATCGTCACCGAGCAACTACGCGAGCAAACGCCGACACCCGATCTCGACTACCTGTTTGCACCATTGAAGTTGGCGCGGCTGGACTACATGGTTCAGAAAGCAGTTGAAATGGGAGTAGGGCGCCTACGTCCGGTGATCACCCAGTTCACCCAAAATCCGAAGATCAAACTGGAGCGCATGGAATCCAACGCGCTTGAAGCGTGTGAACAGTGTGGCGTGCTTTCTGTGCCATCCGTGTTGGAACCGGTTCAGATCAAGAAACTGCTCTCCACATGGGAACAAGAGGAAGGCGATCGTCAAATCATTTTCTGCGATGAAGGACACGGCACCCACAATCCTTTGGAAGCTCTGAAGGATGTGCCAAAAGCACCTCTGGCTGTGCTGATCGGGCCGGAAGGTGGGTTCTCTGAGGAAGAGCGGGCGCTACTCCATAGCAAGCCCTTCGTGCATGCTATCCCACTTGGCCCCCGAATTTTGAGGGCGGATACGGCCGCCGTCGCGGCTTTGGCCGTTGTTCAGGCAAAATTGGGAGATTGGTTCTAAGCTACCTCCAAACGGAGGCCTGCATGGACCTGAATAACAAGACTGCTGACGCTCAAAAGCAGCCCCAAACAGATCGCTCTGCTCAAAAGAGCAAGAAAAGATGGCGCCTGTCTATCTCCGCTGTTTTCAGCATAGGCGCGGCCATGCTGCTGGCGTTGATTGGCGGCTCCATGCTTCTTTTCATATCTGATGCCACAAATCGTCAGACCACGGCAATTATGCGCGAAACAGGAGCGTTGATTGTTGAACGTGGACTTGAGGTGGTCGAGGATTTCTTCCGCAATGAAGAGCGCATGGGATTGCTGGCGGCTGAAGTCCTGTCAGATCCATTAATTTATGACGCTCCGGTGGCCTTGCGGGAGCAGTTGATCTCTATCCTCTCTCGTCAGACCAACATCAAGCGGATTTCCTACACATTCCCGACGGGGCGTCAGATTTCAGTACAACTGGATCACGCGAACCAGCCGGTACATCAGGTCATGGTCACACCACCAAGTGAGCAGGATATGGAGATCGGTCATCATCGGTGGGCGCCGCCTTATTATGATGAGAGCCTTGAAGAAACATTCATGCAGTTCGCCATCTACATCCGAAACCCGGTCGACAACACGATCTCCAAGCTCACACTGGACTACCCCACGGCATTGCTCGGGCAACTGATGACGCGCATAAAATGGCGAGCCTCTCAAGTCCCTTTCATCCTCTATGGACGAGATCAGGTTCTGGCGAGCTCAGAAGAAGCGTTTTTGGAGTTTAAACCTAGCGTCGCCAAGCCCATACCGTCGATATCAGACCTGAGTAACACACCGCTTAATGATATTTGGGGGCATAATGCACAGCGCAGGTCTCTCAATACGACCTATGGAGCGCACATCGACACCAACATGCATGGCACCTATCTTTATTTGTATGACGATCTGAGAAATGGAAACCGCTTCCCAATCATCATTGGCAGCTACGTGTTGGCTTCTGAATTCAGCGTACCCTTCGATAATCTGCATAGGATCTTTGTAGCTGCCACTGCCTTCCTGGCAGTTGGGGTCTTGTTGATGTTCCTAATTGGCCGCAAGCTTGCTAGCCCGTTTGTAGCTCTTGGTGCACAAGCAAACGCAATTCGCAAATTGCATATGGAAGGTCTCAGTGCCTTGCCGCGATCTCGCTTGAAGGAAGTTGACCAAGCCAACCAGGCTTTCAACTCCGCTGGTGTTGCGCTCAGTGCGTTCTCTCGATATGTGCCGAAAGATCTCGTGCGGGTATTACTGGAACGAGAGTTTGAAGGTCTTAACAGTACTGAACTGCGTGAGATGACAATTCTCTTCTCTGACATTGCTGGCTTTACAGGTGTTGCATCCAAGCTGACAGCAGAAGAGACCACCTCATTGCTCAATACGCATTTTCAGGAGTTGGCAGACTGCATCAGTCACACTCACGGAACAATCGACAAGTACATTGGCGATGGCTGTATGGCCTTCTGGGGAGCGCCGGAAACAATGGAAAACCACGCTCAGGCGGCAATAGATGCAGTACGCCTAATTGCACAGAAGCTGGAAAAAGAGCTCGAGAATGAAGAAGGAGCCACCGAAAAGCCGCGACTTCGTATCGGTGTTCATACCGGCACGGTTGTCGTAGGCAACATCGGAGCTATCGAGCGGATGAACTACACAGTGGTCGGTGACGCAGTGAACGTGGCAGCTCGCCTCCAGGAGCTTGGCAAACAAGTGGACCCGGACGCCCGTGTGATTGCGTTGGCCAGCGATGCCACAGTGGAGCATCTCACGGATAAATCTCATACCGTTCACTTAGGAGATTATCAGCTACGCGGTCGAGAAGAGGCGGTTGATGTCTACCGGATTGTTTAGGGCAGGCATCACTATTGAACCCAATTCAATCAAATTTCGTCTCTTAGACATAATATTTGCAGAATACTACATCCAAAATTAGGGAACTGACGTTACGTCTGTTGGGTGATTAAATAGCCTTGAGAAGCTTGCGGGGGGAAAACCTCATGTTACAACAGTCCAATAACAATATGTTTTCCCTTATGGAAATGCTCAGTCAGAACTACGCAAAGGCTTATAAAGACTATTGCGAGACCAGTCATGGCTTCATGCCTTTTATGCAGCCTGAGAAGAATGCCTCCGAAAAGTCGGGAGCCAAATCATCTGGTGAAGCTGAACTTCCATTCATGAATTGGGCTGATCCGAGCAAATGGCAGGGGATGACTGCCATGCCACAACAGGCAATGCTCTCCGAGTTTATGAGCATGTTCGCAGGCGATAAAAACATCGCCTCGGCCATGCAGCGTCACTTTAAGCGCAAAGACGCCATGAACATGGAGAGCTGGATGGAGCTGATGCCCATCCTGATGATGCTCTCTCAGGGAAATATGCTGAAGAACTATCTTGTTGGTCCGCAGCGCACCATGATGGAAGCATTCCTGCAAGGCTTTGCAAAGGGGTGCCCGGAACTACATCAGGATACCGAGGCAGCTCGCAATCCAATTCTGGATGCACGCGAAGCCTTCTGGTCTCAAATGATGCCCTTTGAGAATCCAATGATGGATCTATGGAGCAAAGTTCTTCAGGGCACCGTTCCTGAACCGCCAAAGCCGAGTATGGATCCAGAAAAGCCTGCTTCGAAAAAAGCACAGGCTAAAAGAACAGCAGAGCCTTCGTCACTGACAAATGGAACTCGCCAGCACACTCCACGCCAGTCGATGAAGAAGGAAACGCATATGCCAACCCTATCAGAGGGATTGGCTAAGATGCAGCAGGCTCAGGGAGAGGCATGGCAGCAATATTGCAGTGTTTTCTGGCCGACGCTGTCTCATAGGTAACAATTTATCACAGATATCTGAGGATAACTTTTTGTGATGAAAATCACGAATTGAGAAAGTTGTTCGCTGCAATTATCTCCGTTTCCGTTCCGACCAAGAGTTCAAAGTTAGCCTAATCGTCCACCTGATCATCACTTTGCATGAATAGATCTAGCATAACTCTCCATACTCGTGAGAATTACTAGCCGAATTATATGGCAGGACTCTATTCGCGCTTTGCTACCTAGTTTTTTATTTGAACTGTTGGATTCTTTCGAGAGTCTAATCCAATATAAGTACCAATTTCATTATATTAATTATTGTGATGAGTTGATGTAAATACCAGAAAAGCGCGAAATGACTGCGAAAATAAAGTAATATGTTCCTGCTCTCGGTTTTCTTTCCTCCATAATTCTGTATATTCATATCAAATTGTTATGGATTGGGGACATGACAGCACTACTAGACTTAGATTCTCTGCGAACTCTGGTTATGATTGCGGATACTGGGAGTTTCACAAGAGCAGCAGAAGAACTCGATAAAACGCAATCGGCAATTTCCATGCAGATGCGTCGTATGGAAGACAAGCTTGAACGCACAATCTTCCGACGGGAAGGGCGGCATTCAAAACTGACCGAGGATGGCGAGCTGTTGCTGCGCCACGCACGTCAGATGCTTCGCCTGAATGACGAGACATTAGCGATGTTCTCGGAGCGGGAAGTGACCGGTAAAGTTCGTCTCGGCCTTGCGGAAGGCATTGACGAAACCAGAACCGCGAAAATCATCTTTGAGTTTTCGAAGAACAACCCGAAAGCAGAAGCATCCATCGTTTGTGCACCTGCAGCAGATCTGCGCAAAGCTCTCGAAGCTGGCGAACTGGATCTCGCGATCATTGGCAGTCTTGCGGATGAAGCTGAAAACGGTGAGGGAAGTGTTCTTTCCAGCGAGCGCCTTGTTTGGGCAGCTGGCAGCAACTTCAAATTGGCCAGTGAAAAAGAACTGCCATTGGCAGTGGGACTGGAGCAATGCCGGATTCGCAAAGCAGCTGTAGAGGCGCTTGAAGACGATGACCGTGCATTCCGTATACAGTACAGCTCAAGCAATCCAGGTCTTGTTGAGATGACAGCAGCAAGCGGTATGGCAATCACCATCCAGCCACGCTCATCTCTGGTCAGCTCCGACGCTGGTTTACTGGAACTGGAAGGCCTGCCGAAACTGCCAAACTATGTTGTAAAGCTGGTGCGCGGTAAGGAAAGTCACTTCAAAGCAGCAAATGCGCTAAGCGATCATCTTGCAAAGTCATTTGAAAAGACAGCAGCGTCTGCTTGAGGCAGTTTTCTGAACTCACATGCTGAAGAACAAAAAGAGGGCCTGCGCAATGCAGGCCCTTTTGATATGTGGGTGATGATTTTTTAGCGGTTCAAATAGGGGTAGAATCGCCAATAGAGGCTCCCACAATTTCAAAGCATGTTCCCGAAGGTAGTCGCGGGTTATCGGAAAAGAACATGCTCAGAAGAGACAAAGGCAGTTGGAGATGTCCTGCTCAAGGACAAGCTGCCTTATGCGCGTTGACGGCGCTTTTCAATTTCGGCGCAGCGGCGTTCACTTGCACGGATGCGCAGGTGAAAACTAGGATCCTTGCCATCGCCTGCAGCAAGCGCGCTGTAAACGTCGTCCCGAGTGATGCCGATATCATCCAGCATACGATCTTCAAGACGTGTCAGCTCAATCATGGCACGGCGGTCTTGGTAGTGCTTCCAAAGCTTCATTGGAAGGGCTGCCAGCACATGCAGAGTGTGCGCAAGCGTTAGCGGTTCAAAGGTGCCTGCATTAGCGCGATTTGGGTTGCGATATTCAGAAGGGGTAGGGAATGCAAGCGTCATGATACTACTCTCCCGTTTGGATAAGCTGCTCTGGCTATCCATTGGAATTGGTATAGGGGTTATAAACTAAGGGAACTGTGTCGTTCGATGCGTCAAATATCACCGAAAAGTTGTAGTTCGACAAGAGAATGTTTTCGATTGAAATCCATTCAAGATCGTGATTGATTGATCGGGATCAAGTGGGAGGGAGCCCATGCCTTATTCGATCGATGTCGATCAGCTAAGAACATTTCTCGCCGTTGCAGAGTTGGGAAGCTTTACCAAAGCCGGTGATGCTGTTCACAAAACCCAGTCCGCTGTTTCCATGCAAATGAAGAAGCTTGAGGAACGTATTGGGCAGCCAATATTTGTAAAAGACGGACGTAACTCTAGGATAACTGAACACGGAAGACGTCTTGTCGAACATGCAAGGCGCATGGTTGCTTTGAATGACGAAACGCTCTCTGCGTTCCATGAGCCGGAGATCGCCGGGCGAATTCGACTCGGGCTGCCTGATGACTACGCAGAAAGACTGTTGCCACAAGTACTTGCTGCATTTAACCGGTTGAACCCCTGTATCAATCTTGATGTGGAATGTTCCAGTTCCAACGAGATTGGCCGACGAATCCAAAAGGGTGAGCTGGACGTGGGAATCGTCACCAGTGGTGACTGCACCAGCGTGCCGGGACAGATCGTGCGTCGCGAACCCCTGCAATGGGTCGGATCGCGCGAACACATCGTCTATGACCAACGCCCACTACGCCTTGCTGTCGGTCCGACGACCTGTTCATGGAGACAGGCTGGCGTCGCCGCGTTGGATCACCTGAACATCCAGCATCAGGTTGTTTACACCAGCGCCAGCGCCGCAGCTCTGGCAGGCGCGGTTAATGCAGGACTGGCAATTGCAATTTTGCCGGCCAGTGCTTTGCGTCAGGGGCAGCGTATTTTGGGAGAGAAAGAAGGTCTTCCGCCACTCCCTCCCTGTGACATCACCATCATCAGATCGCAAATGGCCATTGAGCCAGTGCACGATGCGCTGTGTCACCACATCGTTGCGTCTATCGGCAATGTCACGATGGAATATAATGGGATGGATGCAGAAGCCGCTGAATAAGCGGCTTCGTGCATAGCAGTTTCTGGCCCGGTGCGTCGAGCACTGGGCTTATTTTTTGGCAGAACGGCTCAACACGATCCAGTTGCCACCAAGAGCAAACAGCAGACCGAGAATAGATGTGATCGTCCAGGTGTAACCTTCCATTACGGTGGAAACACCAAGTGCCACAATCGGAAACATCACAGTAGCGTAGCCTGCACGGGCAGAACCAATACGGCCCAGCAGCGTCAGATAAGCACCAAATGCCACGATAGAGCCGATGACCACCATATAAAGGAAGCTCCAGATAAACTCTGGCGTAAAGGGAACGTCAAAGCTGGCACCCTGCATCAACCCATTTGCACCCAGCAAAATGGTGCCGTAGACCATGCCCCAAGCACTGGCAGAGATCACAGAGATCTTCTGTGCGGTGGCGCGAGCTGAAACGATGTTACCAAAACAGAAGCTCAGTGTTCCCAGCGCGCACAGCCCGAGACCGCCAAGAGCTGCAAGGTTCCAGGTGCTTCCAGCAATTTCTTGATA
Coding sequences:
- a CDS encoding GNAT family N-acetyltransferase — its product is MKIEKLSNKHKEAIWQFLMNHAYSSMFLLNNIDKIGLNYTGELYSGEYWAAFDEKGEVKGVIAHFWNGNLMVQAPEQNVLTALTTYFLKNANRPIAGMVGDGEQTLYVLDQLGLPAEAYNTNRSEGLYQLALEDLQLPEKALAEQFKLIPTSAANSQLLFDWLKAYELEAFGGEPSEEHDEHIRNRVSQMQEGDFAWVLLNDGDPVSLSGFNATLPEIVQVGPVWTPPEHRNNGYARITVALTLNAARASGAQKSVLFTDHPAAAKAYEAIGFKENGSFHIALLKDTVEMSKEPVSA
- the xseA gene encoding exodeoxyribonuclease VII large subunit, which translates into the protein MSERSNIAEYTVSEISGDIKRELEDKFGYIRVRGELGRVSKPASGHIYLDVKDDKAVLSGIIWRGNASRLKVQPEQGLEVIATGKITTFPGQSKYQMVIDSLEPAGAGALMALLEERKRKLAAEGLFAEERKVALPRMPRVIGVVTSPTGAVIRDILHRISDRFPLHVLVWPVRVQGETCGTEVAAGIRGFNALEAGGAIPRPDVLIVARGGGSIEDLWGFNDEAVVRAAADSQIPLISAVGHETDWTLIDLAADVRAPTPTGAAEFAVPVKAEMTAQVDDLSRRLSTGLLRLVQSRRTELRAASAALPAPRDLLALPRQRFDMVAGRLEHGLKMNTQIHRNSLTAVSSGLRPITLERQVSQGRERLQVLKARAATAFSNQVQRQRLRLSNSAGLLSSLSYERVIERGYAVVRDENGIPLASAQAVQAGQALKLEMKGGTVGAVADGGGVTPTPPRVAVPTPTETAEPSAPTSPPKSLEEHMAQTKAKQAKKPTRKKKSVVDPDAQGSLF
- a CDS encoding 16S rRNA (uracil(1498)-N(3))-methyltransferase — its product is MQRLFVDQELRAGLHLEADRAQANYLLNVLRLKEGGDVLVFNGKHGEWRAQILPTGRKSCELIVTEQLREQTPTPDLDYLFAPLKLARLDYMVQKAVEMGVGRLRPVITQFTQNPKIKLERMESNALEACEQCGVLSVPSVLEPVQIKKLLSTWEQEEGDRQIIFCDEGHGTHNPLEALKDVPKAPLAVLIGPEGGFSEEERALLHSKPFVHAIPLGPRILRADTAAVAALAVVQAKLGDWF
- a CDS encoding adenylate/guanylate cyclase domain-containing protein, producing MDLNNKTADAQKQPQTDRSAQKSKKRWRLSISAVFSIGAAMLLALIGGSMLLFISDATNRQTTAIMRETGALIVERGLEVVEDFFRNEERMGLLAAEVLSDPLIYDAPVALREQLISILSRQTNIKRISYTFPTGRQISVQLDHANQPVHQVMVTPPSEQDMEIGHHRWAPPYYDESLEETFMQFAIYIRNPVDNTISKLTLDYPTALLGQLMTRIKWRASQVPFILYGRDQVLASSEEAFLEFKPSVAKPIPSISDLSNTPLNDIWGHNAQRRSLNTTYGAHIDTNMHGTYLYLYDDLRNGNRFPIIIGSYVLASEFSVPFDNLHRIFVAATAFLAVGVLLMFLIGRKLASPFVALGAQANAIRKLHMEGLSALPRSRLKEVDQANQAFNSAGVALSAFSRYVPKDLVRVLLEREFEGLNSTELREMTILFSDIAGFTGVASKLTAEETTSLLNTHFQELADCISHTHGTIDKYIGDGCMAFWGAPETMENHAQAAIDAVRLIAQKLEKELENEEGATEKPRLRIGVHTGTVVVGNIGAIERMNYTVVGDAVNVAARLQELGKQVDPDARVIALASDATVEHLTDKSHTVHLGDYQLRGREEAVDVYRIV
- a CDS encoding LysR family transcriptional regulator; amino-acid sequence: MTALLDLDSLRTLVMIADTGSFTRAAEELDKTQSAISMQMRRMEDKLERTIFRREGRHSKLTEDGELLLRHARQMLRLNDETLAMFSEREVTGKVRLGLAEGIDETRTAKIIFEFSKNNPKAEASIVCAPAADLRKALEAGELDLAIIGSLADEAENGEGSVLSSERLVWAAGSNFKLASEKELPLAVGLEQCRIRKAAVEALEDDDRAFRIQYSSSNPGLVEMTAASGMAITIQPRSSLVSSDAGLLELEGLPKLPNYVVKLVRGKESHFKAANALSDHLAKSFEKTAASA
- a CDS encoding DUF1127 domain-containing protein, with the translated sequence MTLAFPTPSEYRNPNRANAGTFEPLTLAHTLHVLAALPMKLWKHYQDRRAMIELTRLEDRMLDDIGITRDDVYSALAAGDGKDPSFHLRIRASERRCAEIEKRRQRA
- a CDS encoding LysR substrate-binding domain-containing protein produces the protein MPYSIDVDQLRTFLAVAELGSFTKAGDAVHKTQSAVSMQMKKLEERIGQPIFVKDGRNSRITEHGRRLVEHARRMVALNDETLSAFHEPEIAGRIRLGLPDDYAERLLPQVLAAFNRLNPCINLDVECSSSNEIGRRIQKGELDVGIVTSGDCTSVPGQIVRREPLQWVGSREHIVYDQRPLRLAVGPTTCSWRQAGVAALDHLNIQHQVVYTSASAAALAGAVNAGLAIAILPASALRQGQRILGEKEGLPPLPPCDITIIRSQMAIEPVHDALCHHIVASIGNVTMEYNGMDAEAAE
- a CDS encoding DMT family transporter, with the protein product MTSASDIDAGTVISQQSQSLSMFDFFLYGTTVFAWGFSWYALKLQAVITPEIALFWRFLFATFLMWGWAKLGGHKLLFPLRAHLSFAALGLLLFSTNFLLFYHGSRELPSGLLSVVFSLASVFNIVLGFVLFRQKVSRALVVGAVLGFSGICLMFYQEIAGSTWNLAALGGLGLCALGTLSFCFGNIVSARATAQKISVISASAWGMVYGTILLGANGLMQGASFDVPFTPEFIWSFLYMVVIGSIVAFGAYLTLLGRIGSARAGYATVMFPIVALGVSTVMEGYTWTITSILGLLFALGGNWIVLSRSAKK